One Bacillus sp. FJAT-52991 genomic region harbors:
- a CDS encoding M20 family metallopeptidase: MEKLYSLLEQHYEEMISIRRYLHEHPELSFQEVKTPAYIADYHRQLGHEVKEKVGGRGVVATLRGEKPGKTVALRADFDALAIQEANDIPYKSKVDGVMHACGHDGHTATLLVLAKVLNQLKDELEGTIVFIHQHAEEVSPGGAIAMIEDGCLEGVDVIFGTHLWATEPTGNMMIKSGPIMAAADEFEVTIQGKGGHGAEPHITKDAIVIGSQFVMNVQQIVSRRINPLYPAVISIGHFEALNPFNVIADTAVLKGTVRTFDEEARSMIEQELEKVLQAACLAIDATYQFKYKHGYPAVRNHQEETDFLVEIAKHIKEIKKARECEPLMAGEDFSYYLQHVKGAFFFIGACDPQWTEIYPHHHPKFNIDEQALLIAAKTLGVATIQYLQK, encoded by the coding sequence ATGGAGAAATTATATTCATTATTAGAGCAGCATTATGAGGAAATGATCTCGATTCGCCGTTATTTGCATGAACATCCAGAGCTATCGTTCCAAGAAGTGAAAACCCCTGCTTATATTGCTGACTATCATCGCCAGTTAGGCCATGAAGTAAAGGAGAAAGTTGGCGGCCGTGGAGTCGTCGCGACACTTCGAGGAGAAAAGCCGGGAAAAACCGTTGCTTTACGAGCTGATTTTGATGCCCTTGCCATTCAAGAAGCGAATGATATTCCTTACAAATCGAAAGTGGATGGTGTCATGCATGCCTGTGGCCACGACGGTCACACCGCTACTTTATTAGTGCTAGCAAAAGTACTCAATCAATTGAAGGATGAACTGGAAGGCACGATTGTTTTTATTCATCAGCATGCAGAAGAGGTCAGCCCAGGTGGTGCGATTGCGATGATTGAGGACGGCTGTTTAGAGGGGGTCGATGTCATCTTTGGCACCCATTTATGGGCGACGGAACCAACGGGGAATATGATGATTAAAAGTGGTCCGATTATGGCCGCGGCCGATGAATTTGAAGTAACGATCCAAGGAAAAGGTGGGCATGGGGCGGAACCTCATATAACAAAGGATGCCATCGTTATCGGTTCTCAATTTGTCATGAATGTCCAACAAATTGTGTCACGACGGATCAATCCGCTCTATCCAGCTGTGATATCCATTGGACATTTCGAAGCGTTAAATCCCTTTAATGTCATTGCTGATACGGCTGTTTTAAAAGGAACCGTTCGCACATTTGATGAAGAAGCAAGAAGCATGATTGAACAAGAACTTGAAAAGGTGTTACAGGCTGCTTGTTTGGCGATTGATGCGACCTATCAATTTAAGTATAAACATGGATATCCAGCCGTAAGAAATCATCAAGAAGAGACCGATTTTTTAGTGGAAATAGCGAAACATATTAAGGAGATAAAAAAAGCGCGTGAATGTGAGCCTCTGATGGCGGGAGAAGATTTCTCCTATTACTTGCAGCATGTGAAGGGAGCATTTTTCTTTATAGGTGCTTGTGATCCGCAATGGACAGAGATCTATCCTCATCATCATCCGAAGTTTAATATTGATGAACAAGCTCTTCTCATTGCAGCTAAAACATTAGGAGTGGCGACGATTCAATACTTACAAAAATGA
- the thrC gene encoding threonine synthase yields MMWEGLIKKYKEFLPVTENTPALSLMEGNTPLIPLVNISKKLDVNIYVKIEGTNPTGSFKDRGMVMAVAKAKEEGSNTVICASTGNTSAAAAAYAARAGMRAIIVIPEGKIAMGKLAQAMMYGAEIVSIEGNFDEALKMVRQISENSPITLVNSVNPYRIEGQKTAAFEICDQLGKAPDILAIPVGNAGNITAYWKGFKEYNEKFGTGLPKMHGFEAEGAAAIVKDMVIEQPETIATAIRIGNPASWDKAVAARDESGGKIDLVTDAEILEAFEMITKEEGIFAEPASCASIAGIIKHRKSGDIPAGATIAAVLTGNGLKDPQTAIERITKKPVVLPNDEKAVFDYIEGVVRA; encoded by the coding sequence ATGATGTGGGAAGGCTTAATTAAAAAATATAAAGAATTTTTACCAGTAACAGAAAATACACCAGCGTTGTCTTTAATGGAAGGAAATACACCACTAATTCCGCTTGTGAATATTTCTAAAAAATTAGATGTTAATATTTATGTGAAAATAGAAGGCACGAATCCAACAGGTTCCTTTAAAGATCGCGGCATGGTGATGGCGGTTGCGAAAGCGAAGGAAGAAGGCAGCAATACGGTCATTTGTGCCTCAACAGGAAATACATCAGCCGCAGCGGCCGCTTATGCCGCTCGTGCGGGTATGCGTGCGATCATCGTTATTCCTGAAGGGAAAATTGCGATGGGTAAGCTCGCTCAAGCGATGATGTACGGTGCGGAGATTGTTTCGATTGAAGGCAACTTTGATGAAGCGTTAAAAATGGTGCGTCAAATTAGTGAAAACTCACCGATTACATTAGTAAACTCCGTGAATCCTTATCGAATTGAAGGGCAGAAAACAGCGGCATTTGAAATTTGTGACCAATTAGGAAAAGCACCTGATATTTTAGCGATCCCAGTTGGAAATGCCGGAAACATTACAGCTTACTGGAAAGGCTTTAAAGAGTACAACGAAAAATTTGGCACAGGTCTTCCGAAAATGCATGGCTTTGAAGCGGAAGGTGCGGCAGCGATCGTGAAAGACATGGTCATTGAGCAACCAGAAACGATTGCGACAGCGATTCGTATCGGTAACCCAGCAAGCTGGGATAAAGCGGTGGCAGCACGCGATGAGTCTGGCGGTAAAATTGATTTAGTCACTGATGCTGAAATTTTAGAAGCCTTTGAAATGATCACAAAAGAAGAAGGAATCTTTGCTGAGCCAGCTTCTTGTGCATCAATCGCTGGAATCATCAAGCATCGTAAATCTGGAGACATTCCAGCTGGAGCAACGATTGCGGCTGTATTAACTGGAAATGGCTTGAAAGATCCACAAACAGCGATCGAGCGCATTACGAAAAAGCCGGTTGTGCTTCCGAACGATGAGAAAGCAGTCTTTGATTATATTGAAGGAGTGGTTCGTGCATGA
- a CDS encoding ABC transporter ATP-binding protein, with translation MVLLKLHSVSQTYFSKQSTTRALQNIHLAVEEGEFISFLGPSGCGKTTMLSIISGLLTPTTGIVTLNGEPIEGPHPKIGYMLQQDYLFPWKTVKENIFLGLKLRGMKEESHKAYTLSLLKEVGLEHVIDQYPSQLSGGMRQRVAFVRTLATDPKVLLLDEPFSALDYKTKLKLENLVSKMLLERNKTAILVTHDIGEAIAMSEKIILFSKNPGRIERIFLVPEVLRNIHPFAARQHQEYSVLFQQIWEELERIEQKESQ, from the coding sequence GTGGTCCTTTTAAAGCTGCACTCTGTCAGTCAAACATACTTTTCAAAACAATCAACGACGAGAGCATTACAAAATATTCATTTAGCTGTAGAAGAAGGGGAGTTCATTTCTTTTCTTGGTCCAAGTGGCTGTGGAAAAACGACGATGTTATCGATCATTTCAGGTCTGTTAACTCCGACAACAGGCATCGTCACTTTAAACGGGGAGCCCATTGAGGGACCTCATCCGAAAATTGGGTATATGCTGCAGCAAGACTATTTATTTCCGTGGAAAACAGTGAAAGAAAATATTTTTCTTGGATTAAAGCTAAGAGGAATGAAGGAAGAATCGCATAAGGCATATACGTTGTCACTATTGAAAGAAGTGGGGTTAGAACATGTCATCGATCAATATCCAAGTCAGCTTTCAGGAGGAATGCGTCAACGCGTAGCATTTGTTCGCACACTGGCTACCGACCCGAAAGTTTTATTGCTGGATGAACCCTTTTCTGCACTCGATTATAAGACGAAACTAAAGCTTGAAAATCTTGTCTCTAAAATGCTGCTTGAACGAAATAAAACTGCTATTCTCGTGACGCATGATATTGGCGAAGCGATTGCCATGAGTGAAAAAATCATTCTCTTTTCTAAAAACCCTGGGCGAATTGAACGGATTTTTCTCGTCCCTGAAGTATTAAGAAACATTCATCCGTTTGCTGCTAGACAACATCAAGAGTACTCGGTGTTGTTCCAACAAATATGGGAGGAGTTGGAGCGCATTGAACAAAAGGAAAGTCAATAA
- a CDS encoding ABC transporter permease — protein sequence MNKRKVNKSYEEYLQQIKTEKRQVRAVQLLMFVVFIALWEIASRQEWINPLLFSSPKQISVLLIEKVGDGSLFSHVGITLFETIFGFLFGTLFGTLLAAVLWWNPFLSKVLDPYLVILNAMPKIALGPILIVTLGPNFKSILGMGILITVIITTIVIYSAFKNVEPNYMKVIQTFGGSTFHCFKEAVLPASFPTIISTLKVNVGLAWVGVIVGEFLVSKQGLGYMIIYGFQVFNFTLVLLSLVIIAMLATIMYQLVDLLERKLIRER from the coding sequence TTGAACAAAAGGAAAGTCAATAAGTCGTATGAAGAATACCTTCAACAAATAAAAACAGAAAAGCGCCAGGTAAGAGCCGTTCAATTATTGATGTTTGTTGTGTTTATCGCTTTATGGGAAATCGCTTCTAGACAAGAGTGGATCAATCCGTTATTATTCAGCTCTCCTAAACAAATATCTGTCTTATTGATCGAAAAAGTGGGAGATGGCAGCCTATTTTCTCATGTTGGCATCACGCTGTTTGAAACGATCTTTGGGTTTTTATTTGGAACATTATTTGGAACATTGCTTGCTGCTGTATTATGGTGGAATCCTTTTCTTTCTAAAGTATTAGACCCTTACTTAGTGATTTTAAATGCGATGCCAAAAATTGCCCTTGGTCCGATCTTAATTGTGACTCTTGGTCCAAATTTTAAATCGATTTTGGGCATGGGTATTTTAATTACTGTGATCATTACAACGATTGTGATTTATTCTGCCTTTAAAAATGTAGAACCAAACTATATGAAAGTCATTCAAACATTTGGCGGCTCGACCTTTCATTGTTTTAAAGAGGCGGTGTTACCCGCAAGCTTTCCTACGATCATCTCCACGTTAAAAGTAAATGTTGGGCTTGCCTGGGTAGGGGTGATTGTCGGTGAATTCCTCGTTTCTAAACAAGGGCTTGGCTATATGATCATTTATGGCTTCCAAGTGTTTAACTTTACGCTCGTCCTGCTCAGTCTTGTGATTATTGCCATGTTAGCAACAATCATGTACCAGCTTGTCGATCTGCTTGAACGAAAGCTGATCCGAGAGAGATAA
- a CDS encoding YqcI/YcgG family protein has protein sequence MRISTQHLLRTKEEMMNDALVPKWMMEEYHHFQRVVTDRTFPCTFGMTAETKGELRYSYITHDDWSSLPQTLESFIALFHSEQPLVRHGFFLFVEPEEEERSLTYYRDYFWAVLQYLHEVDTKPWPADYPKDPDHPLWAFSFAGEPFFVFGNAPAYKQRKTRDLGNSLVLGFQPRRIFDGLEGTSINGKLLREKVRARVEKWDRLPKHPNISHYGDPEHREWKQYFIGDDSVPIIGKCPFQPKE, from the coding sequence ATGCGTATTTCCACACAACATTTACTACGAACAAAGGAAGAAATGATGAATGACGCTCTCGTACCCAAATGGATGATGGAAGAATATCACCATTTTCAGCGAGTGGTAACAGATCGAACCTTTCCATGTACATTTGGCATGACAGCGGAGACAAAAGGGGAGCTGCGTTATTCTTATATTACGCACGATGATTGGTCGAGCTTGCCACAAACTTTGGAGTCGTTCATCGCTTTATTTCATTCAGAACAGCCCCTCGTACGTCATGGCTTTTTCTTATTTGTGGAACCAGAAGAAGAAGAGAGGTCGCTGACTTATTATCGGGATTATTTTTGGGCGGTGTTACAGTATTTGCATGAAGTGGATACAAAACCGTGGCCAGCGGACTATCCAAAAGATCCAGATCATCCTTTATGGGCCTTTTCTTTCGCAGGAGAGCCATTTTTCGTTTTCGGGAATGCTCCCGCCTATAAGCAGAGGAAAACGAGAGATTTAGGCAATAGTCTTGTGCTTGGGTTTCAGCCAAGACGAATCTTTGATGGGTTAGAAGGAACGTCTATCAATGGAAAACTCTTGAGAGAAAAGGTACGAGCACGTGTAGAAAAATGGGATCGACTACCGAAGCATCCAAACATTAGTCATTACGGCGATCCCGAGCATCGGGAGTGGAAGCAATATTTTATAGGTGATGATAGCGTACCGATTATAGGAAAATGTCCGTTTCAACCGAAAGAATAA
- a CDS encoding DUF3888 domain-containing protein, producing the protein MKRMIYIAVFSTLFFFPTIPCHAEQTYYQPAEKSKEELMMDLFLSLLSPHIDQTVFNYYSDFLLKSPMVYPYQIDITSMNRIGEYRSFEFLVTLEVTPVVGPHISVGKDQLIFYISPGIVKLKKFKHLETYELPPRWQHIIKKKISMSPLS; encoded by the coding sequence ATGAAAAGAATGATTTATATAGCTGTTTTTTCAACATTATTTTTCTTCCCTACAATACCATGTCATGCTGAACAAACTTATTATCAGCCTGCTGAAAAATCTAAAGAAGAACTTATGATGGACTTATTTCTATCTCTACTTTCCCCACATATTGATCAAACTGTTTTTAATTATTATTCTGATTTTCTTCTGAAAAGTCCTATGGTATACCCTTACCAAATAGATATAACCAGTATGAACAGGATTGGCGAATATCGTTCATTTGAATTTTTAGTTACCCTTGAAGTAACCCCAGTTGTCGGTCCGCATATTTCAGTTGGTAAAGACCAATTAATATTTTATATATCCCCAGGGATCGTTAAACTAAAAAAATTTAAACATTTAGAGACTTATGAGCTTCCTCCTCGTTGGCAACACATCATCAAGAAAAAGATCAGTATGTCACCCCTTTCATGA
- the thrB gene encoding homoserine kinase, translating into MSAAPVTMKVPASTANLGPGFDSLGLAFNLYLTLHITPADTWSFEHRSDILAELPNDESHLVYQVAKKTADMYGSDLPPLHIVMESEIPLARGLGSSAAAIAAGIEIADRYANLQLSKEEKLTIGNQFEGHPDNIGASIFGGMVAGVSFDETAEIVHLPAPEMDLVVIIPPYELKTEDARRVLPDSFTRAQAVEASAVSNVLLAALSVKNYPLAGQMMEKDLFHEPYRTALIKEFKDAKKLAKEVGVYATVISGAGPTILTFAPVGKGEKVADIFRQSFKDCNIQQLEIEKNGIQYV; encoded by the coding sequence ATGAGTGCAGCACCTGTGACAATGAAGGTGCCGGCTAGCACGGCTAACTTAGGGCCGGGGTTTGATTCCCTCGGCCTTGCTTTTAATCTTTATTTAACCCTTCATATAACTCCAGCAGACACATGGTCGTTTGAACATCGGTCCGATATTTTAGCTGAACTTCCAAACGACGAAAGCCATTTAGTGTATCAAGTGGCGAAAAAGACAGCCGATATGTACGGGTCTGACTTACCACCGTTACATATTGTGATGGAAAGTGAAATCCCGCTTGCTCGCGGTTTAGGAAGCAGTGCAGCAGCAATCGCGGCTGGCATAGAAATTGCTGACCGTTACGCCAATTTGCAACTTTCAAAAGAAGAGAAATTGACTATTGGCAATCAATTTGAAGGGCATCCAGATAATATCGGTGCTTCTATATTTGGTGGCATGGTCGCAGGTGTTTCCTTTGATGAGACAGCGGAGATCGTTCATCTGCCTGCACCGGAGATGGATCTTGTCGTGATCATTCCTCCATATGAATTAAAAACGGAGGATGCTCGGCGCGTTCTTCCGGATTCTTTTACAAGAGCGCAAGCAGTTGAAGCTAGTGCCGTATCCAATGTGTTATTGGCTGCTTTATCTGTCAAAAACTATCCGTTGGCTGGTCAAATGATGGAAAAGGATCTTTTTCATGAACCTTATCGGACAGCGCTCATTAAAGAATTTAAAGATGCTAAAAAGCTAGCAAAAGAAGTTGGTGTTTATGCGACTGTGATTAGTGGGGCGGGCCCGACCATTTTAACCTTTGCCCCAGTCGGCAAAGGGGAAAAGGTAGCTGATATTTTCCGGCAATCGTTTAAAGACTGTAATATTCAGCAGTTAGAGATTGAGAAGAACGGTATTCAATATGTGTAA
- a CDS encoding ABC transporter substrate-binding protein has product MKKVSFLLIALVVAAVGFFSGCSPAKEPKKMETIRIAEVTRSIFYAPQYVAIEKGFFKEEGITIDLKTTWGGDKTMTNLLSNSADVALVGSETSIYVEAQGAKDRVINFAQLTQTDGTFLVARKKPDYFSWEQLKGSTFLGQRKGGMPQMAGEFTLKKHGIDPHKDVKLIQNIDFANISSAYASGTGDYVQLFEPQASLFEQEGIGHIVASFGKESGKLPYTTFMAKESYMKKHNETLERFTKAIYKGQLFVDTHSAEEIAKIIAPYFDDTSEELMATVVERYKSQNSFATNPLLDEEEWNNLQTIMKNAGELPQKVDYSTLVNKDLATKAMK; this is encoded by the coding sequence ATGAAAAAGGTATCCTTTTTACTAATCGCTTTAGTCGTAGCGGCTGTTGGCTTTTTCAGTGGGTGCTCCCCTGCAAAAGAGCCTAAAAAAATGGAGACCATTCGCATTGCTGAAGTCACAAGATCGATTTTTTATGCCCCACAATATGTGGCGATTGAAAAGGGATTTTTTAAAGAAGAGGGAATTACGATTGATTTAAAAACAACTTGGGGCGGCGACAAAACGATGACGAATTTATTATCTAATAGTGCAGATGTCGCTCTCGTTGGCAGTGAAACTTCGATTTATGTGGAAGCTCAAGGAGCGAAAGATCGCGTCATTAACTTTGCCCAACTAACACAAACAGATGGAACGTTTCTTGTCGCGAGAAAAAAGCCTGATTATTTCTCATGGGAACAATTAAAAGGGAGTACCTTTTTAGGGCAAAGAAAAGGAGGCATGCCGCAAATGGCTGGTGAATTCACCCTAAAAAAACACGGCATTGATCCACATAAAGATGTAAAACTCATTCAAAATATTGATTTCGCTAATATTTCAAGCGCTTATGCTTCCGGAACAGGAGATTATGTACAATTATTTGAGCCACAGGCAAGCCTCTTTGAGCAAGAAGGCATTGGGCATATTGTTGCTTCCTTTGGGAAAGAGTCGGGGAAACTTCCATATACAACCTTTATGGCAAAAGAGAGCTATATGAAGAAACATAATGAGACGCTAGAACGCTTTACGAAAGCAATCTATAAAGGGCAGCTATTTGTAGATACACATTCAGCGGAAGAAATAGCGAAAATTATTGCCCCTTATTTTGATGATACGTCTGAAGAACTGATGGCTACAGTTGTGGAGCGTTATAAATCGCAAAATAGCTTTGCTACAAATCCACTTTTAGATGAGGAGGAATGGAACAATCTTCAAACGATTATGAAAAACGCGGGTGAGCTTCCACAAAAGGTCGATTATTCTACATTAGTGAATAAAGATTTAGCAACAAAAGCGATGAAATAA
- a CDS encoding homoserine dehydrogenase gives MKDNVKVGLLGLGTVGTGVVKMIQHHQEQLVHQVGCPVSIKKVLVKNIEKSRDVELDRTLLTTDPYEVVNDPEIDVIVEVMGGVEETRQYIIDALNGKKQVVTANKDLIALYGSELQKVAAENGCDLFYEASVAGGVPIIKGLADGLASDKIQKIMGIVNGTTNFILTKMTKDGLAYETALKDAQDLGFAEADPTSDVEGLDAARKMAILARLAFSMDIELDDVSVSGISSVSKADLKYGNTLGYTMKLIGYADQEEARAEVSVQPTFLSNDHPLASVNDEYNAVYVYGKAVGETMFYGPGAGSLPTATSIVSDVVAVVKNMRLGVNGHSALAPQFKKQLKTANERFAKYFIRLHVRDEVGAFSELTKLFSSNSISFEKILQLPLEEEGVAEIVIVTHKASMENYQNVLEQMKDLSVVQSLESFYRVEGEGAK, from the coding sequence GTGAAAGACAATGTAAAGGTAGGCTTATTAGGATTAGGTACGGTTGGAACAGGGGTAGTAAAGATGATTCAGCATCATCAAGAACAGCTTGTTCACCAAGTGGGATGCCCCGTATCTATTAAAAAAGTGTTAGTTAAAAACATCGAGAAATCTCGTGATGTGGAATTAGATCGAACTCTCCTCACAACTGATCCATATGAAGTAGTGAATGATCCGGAAATTGATGTAATCGTAGAAGTGATGGGTGGAGTAGAAGAAACTCGCCAATATATAATTGATGCCTTAAATGGGAAGAAGCAAGTCGTAACAGCGAATAAAGATTTAATCGCTCTTTACGGCTCTGAATTGCAAAAAGTGGCGGCAGAAAATGGCTGTGACTTATTCTATGAAGCAAGTGTCGCTGGCGGTGTTCCAATCATTAAAGGTTTGGCTGATGGGTTGGCATCGGATAAAATCCAAAAGATTATGGGGATTGTCAACGGGACAACAAACTTTATTTTAACGAAAATGACTAAAGATGGTTTAGCATATGAGACGGCGTTAAAAGATGCACAAGATTTAGGATTTGCTGAAGCGGACCCGACTTCTGATGTCGAAGGGTTAGATGCGGCACGTAAAATGGCGATTTTAGCTCGCTTAGCCTTCTCGATGGATATTGAGCTTGATGACGTATCCGTTAGTGGCATTTCGAGTGTGTCGAAAGCAGATTTAAAATATGGGAACACACTTGGTTATACGATGAAATTGATTGGTTATGCCGATCAAGAAGAGGCCCGTGCAGAAGTAAGTGTTCAACCAACATTTTTATCCAATGATCACCCGCTTGCTTCCGTAAATGATGAGTATAATGCAGTGTATGTATATGGTAAGGCGGTTGGAGAAACGATGTTTTACGGGCCAGGTGCCGGAAGTCTTCCGACAGCCACTTCTATCGTCAGCGATGTGGTCGCAGTCGTTAAAAATATGCGTCTTGGTGTGAATGGACATAGTGCACTAGCACCACAATTTAAAAAGCAATTGAAAACAGCTAATGAGCGTTTTGCGAAATACTTCATTCGTTTGCATGTACGCGATGAAGTGGGCGCTTTTTCAGAGTTAACGAAGCTATTCTCTTCTAACTCTATTAGCTTTGAAAAAATTCTTCAATTGCCGCTTGAAGAAGAAGGGGTAGCAGAGATTGTCATTGTTACACATAAAGCTTCTATGGAAAACTATCAAAATGTATTAGAGCAAATGAAGGATTTAAGCGTGGTTCAATCACTTGAAAGTTTTTACCGAGTTGAAGGAGAAGGTGCAAAATGA
- a CDS encoding N-acetylmuramoyl-L-alanine amidase: MKRSSFIAALVFSLIISLFGVNKTAQAAGFVDVPSRALKEVNFLAEGGIAKGSSPTVFGANKTVTKMEAATFIGRALQLDGKQRPTEFKDVPASSFASGYIQSVVDKGIISGNGNGLFLPNQAVTRGEMALMITKAFGYPFDGSMNGAEQALMSRGIANGMADGTFGSDEILSRVDFAVFLARAIQPEFRLKNSMQFDKTRWSKTNDLNIRSGPSTAYSINGKVQANEKVLTAHEVGGWTYVKSGDIVGFVSTSYLKDSPAEGSNNPDGDKEKPDLGNVDPRLKNQTIIIDPGHGGKDPGAIGFGLKEKDVVLATSLKMNELFKQTPFKVKMTRSDDRFISINDRVSYAINNKGNTFVSIHANAASSSSANGTETIYHAAAGNPYVADSKLLASKIQNRLVAAIKTRDRKIKSTEQLGRNLGVLTHNKMPAALVELGFITNKKENDMLKSDYWQDIMAKAIYDGVLDYYAAKGYNVKALYQVGK; the protein is encoded by the coding sequence GTGAAAAGAAGTTCATTTATTGCCGCTTTGGTATTTTCCTTAATTATTTCTCTATTTGGAGTAAATAAGACAGCTCAAGCGGCAGGCTTTGTGGATGTGCCAAGTCGGGCATTGAAGGAAGTCAATTTTTTAGCTGAAGGAGGAATTGCTAAAGGTTCTTCACCAACTGTTTTTGGAGCAAATAAGACAGTAACCAAAATGGAAGCAGCTACCTTTATTGGACGAGCACTACAGCTGGATGGCAAGCAACGCCCAACGGAGTTTAAAGACGTTCCTGCTAGCAGTTTCGCTTCAGGTTATATTCAATCTGTGGTAGATAAAGGAATTATTTCTGGGAACGGAAACGGATTATTTTTACCGAATCAGGCCGTCACTCGCGGTGAAATGGCTCTTATGATTACAAAAGCATTTGGCTATCCATTTGATGGTTCAATGAATGGGGCAGAACAAGCGTTAATGTCTCGCGGGATCGCCAATGGGATGGCGGATGGTACGTTTGGTTCCGATGAGATCCTTAGTCGAGTAGATTTCGCTGTGTTCCTAGCTCGTGCGATTCAACCAGAATTTCGTTTGAAAAATTCTATGCAGTTCGATAAAACACGTTGGTCTAAAACGAATGATTTAAACATTCGTTCTGGTCCATCAACTGCTTACTCCATTAACGGAAAAGTTCAGGCGAACGAAAAGGTGCTAACCGCTCATGAAGTAGGTGGGTGGACATACGTAAAATCCGGTGATATCGTCGGATTCGTGAGTACGAGTTATTTAAAAGACAGTCCGGCAGAAGGAAGCAATAATCCAGACGGAGACAAAGAGAAACCAGATCTAGGCAATGTCGATCCACGCTTAAAGAATCAAACGATTATTATTGATCCTGGTCATGGAGGAAAAGACCCTGGAGCTATTGGCTTTGGACTAAAAGAAAAGGATGTCGTGTTAGCAACAAGCTTGAAAATGAATGAATTATTTAAACAAACCCCATTTAAGGTGAAAATGACTCGCTCCGATGACCGTTTCATTTCCATTAATGATCGCGTATCGTATGCCATCAATAATAAAGGTAATACATTTGTGAGTATCCATGCGAACGCAGCGAGCTCTTCTTCAGCAAACGGAACAGAAACGATTTACCATGCTGCTGCAGGAAATCCTTACGTGGCAGATAGTAAGTTGTTAGCATCGAAAATTCAAAATCGTTTAGTTGCTGCAATAAAAACAAGAGATCGTAAAATTAAGAGTACAGAACAACTAGGCAGAAATTTAGGTGTATTAACCCATAATAAAATGCCTGCTGCTTTAGTTGAACTAGGGTTTATTACGAATAAGAAAGAAAATGACATGTTAAAATCAGATTATTGGCAAGACATCATGGCCAAAGCGATTTACGATGGCGTATTAGACTACTACGCTGCTAAAGGTTACAATGTAAAAGCCCTTTATCAAGTAGGGAAATAA
- a CDS encoding H-type small acid-soluble spore protein translates to MNSQRATEITASPEMVHVTYNGVPIYIQDVDAKSETARIYPLDHPEKEQTVPLQSLLEQ, encoded by the coding sequence ATGAATTCACAACGAGCAACAGAAATTACCGCTTCACCTGAAATGGTTCATGTCACGTATAATGGCGTGCCGATCTACATTCAAGATGTAGACGCGAAAAGTGAAACAGCAAGAATTTATCCGCTCGATCATCCTGAAAAAGAGCAAACCGTTCCTTTGCAAAGCTTGCTGGAGCAATAG